Below is a window of Leptospira saintgironsiae DNA.
GCGGAAGAAAAAGTATTTCATCCTGATTGAAACTTGCAGGAAGAGAATATAAACTTTCTAAAAAGATCGCAGCGTCGGATGCAGGGATCATATCTTCTCTTTTGAAACCTTCTCTACCGTCCCAGATCGGAGTGTCTATCGCTCCAGCATACACTGTAGTAACTCTTATTCCACGGCCTTTTACTTCTTCTCGGATTGCCTTTGCAAAACCAGCCAGACCATGTTTAGAAGCACAATAAGGAGAAGATTCCGGAAATCCCTGTCTTCCTGCAGTAGAAGAAATATAACAAAGCAGAGATCCCTTTTTCATAGAAGGCAAAAGTTTAGAAGTTAACAAAATAGGTGCACTTAAGTTTAGAGTAAGATGTTTTTGAAGATCTTCCCATTCTAGATCTTCTATTTTTAAGAATAATCCATCTCCGGAAGCAAAATAGATTGCATGGATCTCTTTCCAGGATTGCAAAAGTGAAGAAGTAAATTTAAGGATCTGGTTTTGGTCTCCCAAATCGCAAAAATAATTTGACCCTCTTTCTAAATTTCCCTCTAAGGTGACCCCGCGTCTGGAGATCCCAATCGGAAAATATCCTGGATTTGTATTCAGTTTTTCTAATAAAGATCTGCCGATACCTGATCCGGCCCCGACTACCAGGATGTTTTTGGGTTCCATGTTCTTACTTGGACATTGCCCGGACTTTTAGTAAAAAATCCGCAGCTTCCAGATGTCGATTTGCCTGGATCAGATCTTTTCCCCAAACAGTGATCCCATGTTTTTCTATAACACAGAATGGAACTCTTGGTTTTGCCTGAATGAGATGTTGTTCCAAATGATCTGAGATATCTTGGACCTTAGGATAATTATATAAAACAGGAACTGATACATTAGGATTCTCATCCCAAATACCAAATGCTTTTATGATCTCTAAAGGGAGAAGAGGAAGATCCTCAATTGGATTTTCTTTAGAAACTCCTATCTCAATCAAATTGGATTCTGGAGTATGAACATGAAGAGAACATCCCATTTCGGGAAATGCTTTATAAACCGCTCTGTGGATAGA
It encodes the following:
- a CDS encoding SDR family NAD(P)-dependent oxidoreductase → MEPKNILVVGAGSGIGRSLLEKLNTNPGYFPIGISRRGVTLEGNLERGSNYFCDLGDQNQILKFTSSLLQSWKEIHAIYFASGDGLFLKIEDLEWEDLQKHLTLNLSAPILLTSKLLPSMKKGSLLCYISSTAGRQGFPESSPYCASKHGLAGFAKAIREEVKGRGIRVTTVYAGAIDTPIWDGREGFKREDMIPASDAAIFLESLYSLPASFNQDEILFLPPKGVL
- the mtnB gene encoding methylthioribulose 1-phosphate dehydratase is translated as MSQKKILTRLAESGVLYHSKGWMPGTAGNLSIKDEKDPNVFWVSGSGLDKNKLTRKDFLPVEIESGKVLEGWKGREGLKPSAETSIHRAVYKAFPEMGCSLHVHTPESNLIEIGVSKENPIEDLPLLPLEIIKAFGIWDENPNVSVPVLYNYPKVQDISDHLEQHLIQAKPRVPFCVIEKHGITVWGKDLIQANRHLEAADFLLKVRAMSK